From the genome of candidate division KSB1 bacterium:
AAGCAACTCGTGGCGCGACAGCGTGAATTCAACGCCAACAGCGAGCGCATCCAGAAGAAGGAGGAGGAGGTGCTCGTCAGCCAGGAGCGTGTGCGCGCGGTGCAGGAAAATCGCAGCCGTCTCGTGCGGGAAATCGAGGAGCTCAACAAACGCAGTGCCCTGCTGGCGGAAATGCGCACCACCCTGGCGCACAAGCTGGAGGAGATGAAAAGCACGCTGGAAACTCTGGAGGTGGAAAGCCTCACCCGCCAGCGTGAACTGGAAGCCCGCCGCCAGGCCTATCAGGGCAAGCGCCAGCAATTGCGCGAGGCGGAAGGGCAGCGTTCCACCGAGCTGGCGGCCATCAGCAATCTTCAAAAAGAGCAGGAACGCCTGCGCACGCAACTGGAATTTGGCGAGCAGCGTCGGGCACAACTGACGGCGGAACTGGCAGCCCTGCAAGGACAGCGCGGCCCGCTGGAGGCGGCGCGCGATCAACTGGCCCAGCGTGTGGCGCAGAGCCTGGCGCACCTGGATCAGCTTGGCCTGCAGAGTGAGGAGAACCAGCAGGCAGTGCAGGCCAGGCAGAGCTGGATTGCCGAGGCCAGGCAGCGCCTGCTGGAGCTGTCGGCGCAGGCACAACGCCAGCGCGATCGCGCCAGCCTGTTGCGCAAGGTGCAGGAGAGTTATGAAGACCATCCCGAAAGTGTCAAGCACCTGCTGCTGGAGGGAGGCATGCCGGAGGGCTGTCTGGGCACTTTGGGTGAGCGCATCCGGGTGGCGGAGGCGCATCGCCAGGCGGTGGAAGCGGCGCTCGGCGAAGTGGCCATGGCCCTGCTCGTCGATCATCCCGATCGTGCCTTTCATGGCATCGCCCTGTTGCGCGCGCATGAGAAAGGCGTTGCCACCTTCGTGCCGGCAGGGGCCAACGGCCTGGGCTATGAAGCCAACGGCCAATTCCCCTTCCGCGACGAGGAAATCGTGGGCTGCCTGGCGGACCTGGTGGAATGCGACGCCGAACTGCGGCCGCTGATCCACAACCTCCTGGCGGATTTTTATCTGGTGAAATCGCAGGCTGCCGCACGCCGTCTTGCCGCGCTCAAATCGCCCCGCCGCCTGACGCTGGTGACACCCAGCGGGGAATTGGTGACCAACTGGGGCCCGGTGCGCGGCGGCTCCGGAAAAACCGTCAGCTCGGTGATCGGCCGCCGTGAAGAGATCGCCGCCCTGGAACAGGAGGTCGAACGCCTCGATGAGGAGATCGACACCCTGACCGGGCAATGGGAGCTGGCGGAGCGGGAATTGCGCGAGCTGCTGGCGCAGAGCGAGCGGCTGGCGCAGCAGCGCAAGGTGGTGGAAAAAGACCGACAGCAACTCGAAATCGAATTTGGCCAGGCGGCATTTCGTGTCACCAAACTGCTCGAGGAGCTGCAGCAGCGTGAGCAGGAATTGCAGCAACTCGAGCTGAGCCAGGTGGATTTTGTCAGCCAGCTCGCCAGTGTCCAGCCGCAGTTGCAGCAGCGGGAGGCGCTGCAAGCCACCGCCGAGCAGTTCTACCGCCAACTGGCCGGGGAGATCGAGAGTCTGGAAGCCCCGCTGCAGGCCGCGGAACAAGCGGCGAGCCAGGCAGCGCTGGCGGTGGTGGAGGCGCGCGCCGAGCTGCGCAACATCGAGGCTGAAATCAACCGTCTGGAACAAAACCGCCGGGAAATCGCCGAGGCGATTCAGGATCGCCAGGAACAAATCCGGCAGGCGCAGCAGCAGGAGCAGGAACTGACGGCGCGCATCGCTGAAATTCGCGAGCAGTTGCAGGAGGATTTTGCCGAACGCAAGGAACTGGAAGACCTGGT
Proteins encoded in this window:
- the smc gene encoding chromosome segregation protein SMC, yielding MYLSKLEIFGFKSFAKKTEFKFHNGITGVVGPNGCGKSNIVDAIRWVLGEQKAGVLRSERMENVIFNGSKTQKPLGMAEVSLTIENTKNILPIDYSEVVITRRLFRSGESQYLLNNSVCRLKDIMDLFMDTGMGANAYSVIELAMVEQILNGKAEERRHIFEEAAGVGKYKARRKAAFRKLEATAADLLRLNDVLSEVEKNVDSLKRQVQKAERYKTYENELKETDLALSTFQFYAIQHEGAPLTAESKQLHDRREELSAQLATEEAEIEEIRLQVLELEKQLVARQREFNANSERIQKKEEEVLVSQERVRAVQENRSRLVREIEELNKRSALLAEMRTTLAHKLEEMKSTLETLEVESLTRQRELEARRQAYQGKRQQLREAEGQRSTELAAISNLQKEQERLRTQLEFGEQRRAQLTAELAALQGQRGPLEAARDQLAQRVAQSLAHLDQLGLQSEENQQAVQARQSWIAEARQRLLELSAQAQRQRDRASLLRKVQESYEDHPESVKHLLLEGGMPEGCLGTLGERIRVAEAHRQAVEAALGEVAMALLVDHPDRAFHGIALLRAHEKGVATFVPAGANGLGYEANGQFPFRDEEIVGCLADLVECDAELRPLIHNLLADFYLVKSQAAARRLAALKSPRRLTLVTPSGELVTNWGPVRGGSGKTVSSVIGRREEIAALEQEVERLDEEIDTLTGQWELAERELRELLAQSERLAQQRKVVEKDRQQLEIEFGQAAFRVTKLLEELQQREQELQQLELSQVDFVSQLASVQPQLQQREALQATAEQFYRQLAGEIESLEAPLQAAEQAASQAALAVVEARAELRNIEAEINRLEQNRREIAEAIQDRQEQIRQAQQQEQELTARIAEIREQLQEDFAERKELEDLVAELEQAFRERKTVAEEKERALRPRRAERDEISEKLHQIELRLSELSMQRANLLRHALENYDVDLVQYAAAHPPAADQECDVAAISERVNWLRNRLKSMGPVNLLALTDYEKEKERFDFLIAQKEDLIKAEDNLKETIKVINDTAYERFGKVFSQIRENFIQVFKSFFPDGLVDLRLDEGDPLECDIIIEANPKGRKLGSLALLSGGEKTLTAISLLFAIYLVKPSPFCILDEVDAPLDDNNIGRFTSALRKFAENTQFICVTHNKGTMKAADYLYGVTMEEHGVSKVVSVKFEDVDIGRLTTNAPAAVAELSQN